GGCGCCCGGCATCGGCTTCGGCGAGTACGGCGAGGGCTACGTGCGCCTGGCGATCGTCGAGAACGAGCAGCGCATCCGCCAGGCCGCGCGCGGCTTCCGCAAGCTGATGGATGCGGCCGAGGGCAGCCTCCACAACGTGGCGCGGGTGCCGCAGGAGGCGTAGCGAAGCCGCTCGACGGCGCATTGGTCGATAGTCGGATGCCATGGTCATGTCATCGCGACGGCCCTAGCTATGTAAGGACGGTACGACGTGCCGATCCCACGGTGCGAGCGCGCTTCCTCCGCCTCGACCGCGACGATCGACCTGCCGCATGCAGGAGTGATCGCTATGACGGAAACGATACGCAATCCGATCGAATGGGGTGCCGACCAGGCGCGCCTGACCGCGAGGCTCGCCCGCGCCGCGGTGGGCGACGATGCGCGCGATCCCGACGTCGGGGCACTCGCCGTGCGCCGCATCGGCGTCGCCGATCTGCGCGAGGTGCTCGCGCAAGGCTGGCGGGACTTCGTCGAGAACCGGACCGACGTCCTCTTTCTCTGCATCATCTATCCGCTGGCCGGGCTGCTCATCGCGCGGCTGGCGTTCAGCTCCAACCTGCTACCGCTGGTGTTCCCGTTCGTCTCGGGCTTCGCGATCGTCGGGCCGTTCGCCGCGTCCGGGCTCTACGAGCTGAGCCGGCTGCGCGAGCGTGGCGAGCCGGCCACGTGGAGCAGCGCGTTCGGCGTCTTCGCCTCGCCGTCGATCGCGGCGATCATCAAGCTGGCGCTGGTGATGACCGGGCTCTTCGTCCTCTGGCTCGCCGCGGCCTACGCGATCTTCGCCCTGACGCTCGGCCCCGACGAGCCGGCTTCCGCCTCGACCTTCGTCTCCGACGTGCTGCACACGCGCGCCGGCTGGGCGATGATCCTGGTCGGGGGCGGCGTCGGCTTCCTCTTCGCGCTGCTCGCGCTGTCGATCAGCGTCGTGTCCTTCCCGCTGCTGCTCGACCGGCGCGTCAGCATCACGACGGCGGTGCGCACTTCTCTGCGCGCGGTCGCCGAAAATCCCGTGCCGATGCTGGCCTGGGGCCTCGTCGTCGCCACCTTGCTGGTGCTCGGCACGATCCCCGCCTTGGCCGGGCTCATCGTCGCGATGCCGGTGCTGGGCCACGCGACCTGGCACCTGTACCGCAAGGTCGTGGTCTAGCGGTCGTGTGAGACCAAACTATTGGCGAGGCACCGCCGGCGTCGGCCACCGGCCGGCAGGCGGCCCTACTTGTCGACGAACGCCTTCTCGATGACGTAGTGGCCCTGCTCGCCGTGGTTGCCTTCGATCCAGCCGCGGGCATCGAGCAGACCGCGGACGTCGGCGAGCATGGCGGGGCTGCCGCACAGCATG
This Beijerinckiaceae bacterium RH AL1 DNA region includes the following protein-coding sequences:
- a CDS encoding hypothetical protein (ID:RHAL1_00680;~conserved membrane protein of unknown function;~source:Prodigal:2.6) → MTETIRNPIEWGADQARLTARLARAAVGDDARDPDVGALAVRRIGVADLREVLAQGWRDFVENRTDVLFLCIIYPLAGLLIARLAFSSNLLPLVFPFVSGFAIVGPFAASGLYELSRLRERGEPATWSSAFGVFASPSIAAIIKLALVMTGLFVLWLAAAYAIFALTLGPDEPASASTFVSDVLHTRAGWAMILVGGGVGFLFALLALSISVVSFPLLLDRRVSITTAVRTSLRAVAENPVPMLAWGLVVATLLVLGTIPALAGLIVAMPVLGHATWHLYRKVVV